The region TACAGGACAACATATTGGCATTTTTACAgccacattttttgttttgctggctttcaagtgtatttatttaaaggataaACTGCTTTTTCATGAGGGCCCTTCTTTAGAGGGCTGCAAAATGACGAGAGCCACCTAATGATGGGGCCTTCAAATGGTCCAACCAGCTTACCTAGTGTTCTCAGTTCTTGAAGACTCTCAGTTCTAATATCCTGGTACTTTATATCATTTGTATGGTTGTAGAAGAGTGGTTAGCCTTATTTATGAAGGGAAGTGGTTCAATGTGCTCTGAATGTAGCTTTGTATGTTTTTCAATTACCTTTGGCATTATGTAAAGAATGTCTGATGACAGTGATGTAAGCAGTATCACACTGTTTCACCGCCCTTTATGTAATTCCGACGCTTTCTCTTCTGCAGCCATGTTTGATAAAATGTCTATctacgtctgtgtgtgtacatgtctgcTGCAGGTCTATAACCGCACCATGCTCAGAGCTCTGTCACAGTATCAGAGGGTAATCAGAAGGATGATCACCCACCACAACCCATCCATCAGCCAGCTGTAGGTCGGGACAGAGTAGGAACCCTGTCTACATATATCTGGTTTCTCACATCTGGTCTCACTGCCCACCACCGCTCACAGATTCACCCCAAGCTTTTATGGATAGAGGAAAGTCCTAAACATCCCTCTTTGTAGTCATGGACGTTTAAACAGGACAAAAGGATGATGTTTATGTTAAGACTGTAGCTTGGGACTTTAAACTATTCATTGTTGTGTGCATGGATATTACAAAATGTGGATTCTGTGTGTAAAAGgcattgttaattttttttttttttttaaatcttgaatgcccaaattaattttaaaactCTCCAATCAATAAGGAGCAACTAAACTGGGTGATTTTGGCTCATTTATAATTAGCAGttcaatcagccaatcagaatccagTATTGTAAAACTGTTGTGTAATGAACTCTTAgctaaaaatgatgaaaaacattAGTGTAATGTCAAAACTTAATTATAAATTATGATCATTCATATCAAGTATggagtgttttttaatgtgtagCAAAAATGtgtaacacattttaatcacaATGTATTTCAGTATAATAGATTTTTATAAACTAAAAAGAAGATTTTAATATCGAAATGACTTTGAAAGGACACTAGAAAGTTTACAAATCCTCTGAATGCAACAACAAAGTGATTACAGCAGTTTGGTCTTTGCACGCTGAGGTAAGAACTGAATGAATCTGTCAAACGCAGCAGCAGTGTTTCACCTTGTTACAGAATgtagtctttgttgtttttcagtgaaCCAGCTGAACATTAATACCAAGTGCTTTATTCCAGAGGTTTCAACCCAGCAGTTTTCTATGTTTTGATTGTATCTGTCCTCACTCAGAAACAGTTCTCtgtactctttgtctgttacacATGGTGTCTGTGCAGACGTCTCACCGTTCCTTTCATGGTTGGCATCGATATTATATCATTACCAAAAGAATGATATTGGCCGCACGTGTTTACTTCTAACTATGGTAAAGGAGTGTTTATGTTTCACGTGGCCTCACTTGATCTCTTGACATAAGTATGAATATTTGTTCCATATACTCACGTGTGTGCACACCCACACTGCactgtttatgtttcttttgtctcatgttgttttgttgattaATAGCCTCATACTGTAGCagtaatatatattattatatttttaatttgtgatGTTTgggttagattttttttatttgaaagaatttaaaatgtttgtggttGGTTatttctatccatccatcctggATGGTAACagtgggggttgggggggaggggcgggggcagctgatgtgtgtttaggttttcttttttgtgaaacTTCTTCTGTCTTACTATTTGGGGGAATGCAGTACACAGATTTTCACATTTGGACTTTAAGTCATTTTTGTTCAGTGGAAGCAAAAACTCCACCCGCCATGACAAGATGAAGTCACGTTAACAATGGTGTCTGTTTCAAGGGCACTTTGTGCTGTGTGTTCTAACCTTAAAGCGGTTCACTGTTCATTAAAAGGCCAGTATTACCTTTATATTAACTCTGGTCAAACACTACATCATTGTGATCATTcacttttgtaaataaatattagCCTCATAAATATGTTGCCATggttttttattgtctttatcAGCCCTGTATATGCAGTCTTTGATGCAGCTCATGTCTAGGATTTGGAGACCGTCATCTTTAGCTTCTTGGAACAGCAGCAGTCACCTCATTTCACCGACACGTTTGAGTCACACCTGTTTGGGGAGATGCTGTGGCATAGATCACATCTTAAAACCTTGACAGAAGCTGATAAACCTGCATGATTGGTTAAAGTACCGCCTATACTCTCCTAAATGCAGCTGTTTTCATGATCAAGGGTTGTGGATCTTGACTGGTGTCAGAACTAAATAGAAAGATTACCAcattaacatttacactcacacactttatGTTGACCGAAATAACgcaaaaagatgtgttttgtttagGCCAGATAAAAAATCTAGAACTGTCATGCAAAATGGACATAAGGTCTACACACCTTAAtccaaggtgtgtgtgtgtgtttgggtatgtgtgtgttgtgtgttcttCACAGAGGTAAAGAATTGATCTCTTATGTTAAGCTGGGCTTTATTGCAGCAAATGAAAAATTTGACCTTTAACAGAGGCCATGCTAAACTTTTAACTCAGATTGAAAGTCCTTAAGGCTCAACACATCAAGAGAACCATTTCTACTATTattgcatttcatttttttatttatttattcagttgTTTAACTCAGATAAATACAGGCTTTTAGATTCCAGCAATTTGGAGGGACACTAAAACATAAATCCATTACTGAAAATGTACAAATCCTCAAGATTGTACAATGCTCGGTCATTTTAAGAAATTTTCTCTTTAAACATAGTGAGCAAACTGTATATGACAGAACTGACAATTTATGACGCGTACATTAGGCTACATGCAAGTACACTGTTTACACAGTCCAGTGAATCATGTTTGCTGTGAGTAAACAAAACAGACTTGTCCCTGCAGCATTCCCCTGTGTCTCCCTTGACAGAGCCTGGTGTCTGTCTGAACCATTTGAAATCTGAACTCACCCAGTCTAAATGGTGAATGAGCTCTTctgtttgtattgattttatGTTGAGGTGGCTAGTGGGGGACATTGTCTTCAATTAAACCTAACCACACCAGTAAATCACTCTAGATTagacctttgacctctggggTTTAACTATGAATTTAATACAAATACAGCAGAAGGATTAGTTATCGCACCTACACCATGTACTGTTACATGGATATAGACAAAACAGTTTGCCACCACGTTTAGTAATTGAGTCACAATAGTTTATTGTACAATGTTCAGGAGTCGTTCACATTATCCACCTCCATATTGTTAGCGTATTTTAAAAGCATGGATACAGTAGGCCTAAAGAGTTCATTTCAAACATCCTGCCTCTCAGTGTTTGTAGGATTGAGTCCATTGTCATGAAACGCccacaaacatttagaaaagaatcTGTCACGTAATGCCTGTAAGAGTAACATGAAATAGTGTGACATCTCTTCACCGTCAGATCAGCTTTACATTCATGAGTTTAGGACTGAAGCTGTGATTGAGATATCTTTGCCACCtggtcttgattttttttttcactgcaacaTTTTATATTTGCAGGTATTTGTCCATGGGTTAAGACAATTAACTAAGGTAAGCTTTTCCGGTATAGCTTTATGTGGCATTACACTTCTGTGGCTTTCACATCATTAAAAGTGCCTAGCACAAAATAATCAGCAATAtattcatagactgtaaatattaatatttgaatatattttactGTGAAACAAGAGAACATGAATGACTTCAGATGtataattttaatttattaatatCCTTTCACCAGTAGCACCATGCAGTTTTGTTTGGGTGATTTAATCATTTTACAAAAAGATGTTCATGAAACTATCTCTCCACATAGCAGTGTAACATTAAACAGACCAGGGATCCGTTCTTACAGTAACTTATAAAAGTAAACGCGTAATAGCTTAATTTTGTAAAAGTCGGTTTTTCTATTGAACCTGTTTTTGTTGAATGACCACTGATGACCTCTACTGAACATGCGTAAATGCTCACTCATTCaactttgttttcaaaatgaagtAATCAGAACAGCATGCAGGTGTGCTGTGGAGCGCACGCGGACGCACTGCGCGCGTGAAGGCTCATTGAAATAGGCTACAGTTTGTCAGACGTGGTGGGGCCCGAGCCGCAGGACGGAGAAGGCCCTACGGTGTTTGCGAAGAAGCAGTCGGATCTTGTCGTCGTCAGAGTCCGGGTCCAGAGGCCTGTTGTactcctcatcctccacctcgttctccGAGGCGTCCCCGCTCTGTCCCGCGAGGCTGGCCTGCGTGGAGCTCGGCTCTGAGGCGCTCTTCTTCCTCCATTTGGTACGTCGGTTCTGAAACcaaacctgaacacaacacgaggaactttacattttcaattgTAACCTTAATGCGTTATGCAACAAGAGCAATCAAACAGAATTGCAGGATCCTGTTCTTGTGTAAATAAGGCCTGACAGTTAGTCCTCTTACTTGTGTATTGAAGTATTGGGCCTATACAGATATATTTTATATAGCCTAACCCTTACGTGTTGGTTATACAAGTAGGTTCTATTGCACCTTTCACAACGAAAGTGGCTACCAGTTGCTTTAAAAGTGCACATGAGaccataaaatacaaaaaagaacgATGAGGttgacagaggaagagagggggaaaaaaggatcAATTCAGCTTTAATTCAAGTTGACGTGATGTCATCTTTACCTTGACCTGTGACTCCGTCATGCCCAGAGAATAAGCCAGTCTGGCTCTCTCCGGACCGGCAAGGTACTTCGTCTGCTCGAATGTTTTCTCCAGGGCAAATATCTGGTGCCCGCTGAATGTAGGTctggtgtgtttctttctgcctGACATCTCCCCAAGAGGACCATTacctgagagcagcagaggagagttAGTATTCAAGCAAAAGTACTACAGCGctttaacatcaacatctgtctgtctgtaggtgCAGATAGATGGTACAAACGTCctcagttctctctctctctggaaaaAAGAGGTGATGACACAAGTATTTATTTCTTATAAAGAGTCTCAACCTCTCAATCCTATTGtccttttataaaaaaaaaacaccaattatGAAATAGATAGAATTTTGTAGAAGTTCTTTATAAGCAGAGATAAAATGCAATTTAATAAGTAACATCATCCACATCTTCTATTAACGGGGAATTTGGGGAATATTGCTTTACTTTCCAGTATACTTGAGAAACTCATCTTTCCTTGTTCATTTAAGTTTTCTAGGTCTTAAAAATCAAGTATAAATAATAcgatttttttattatcttgtgtGTTATACATGTGTCAGACTaactcagttaaaaaaaaaatacaaatcaaagctATTGTTCAAATCCTGCATTTGACCTTGAGTCTTTAAAAGGAATGTATATTTCTACATGTAGGCATCACTGACCTTGAAGTAATCAGACTCATACTATTTGTAACATGAGGATGTTGTTTGTAGTGTGTACTCACTGTTGGTGCACTgctgtctccctcctctccactcACAGCCGCTCTCCGCCCAGCAGCTCACACTGCGACCCTTCATGGGGCACTCTGTGCCTGGCTTGGAGAAGCCGCCCAGGTTGGAGTTGTAGTCTCGGTTATAGTACACAGACGTGCTGGTGACGGAGGGCCCAAACCCCCCCATGGTGGAGTATCCAGGCAGCAGAGTGGTGGTGCCCGTGGTGCCCATCCCCAGCATGGAGCGGCTCAAGATGTCGCTGATGCCGTGCGGGGTCCCTGGCTGCAGCTGGCTGTTCAGGCCTGGGTTGAGTTTGTAGAAAGAGTTTGGCACCGAGTACTGGCACACTGGGGCCTTCAGGTCCGTGTTGAATTGGTTCAGGCTGTTGTTAAAGAGGAAAGACCCCTGGATGTTTGGATCCATGGGGAGAACTGTAACAAAGCCTCCAGGTCTCAGTAACGCATCCAATAAGATCCAGGTAGGAAAAGACTTCTGATGGGCCCACGAGGAGTTCTCTCACTCGCAGACGACGGGTTCGGGTTCACACTTCCGTCTCTagatatttaattaataaaaagcaCTTATCGCACTTTAACACAATCCTTGATGTTTCCCCAAAGTTGCCACCACATGAAAAGCATCAAGAACAGCAGATTAACTCTTCACTCTCGCCCTGCACCTCTCTATCTGTAATAGTCCCATATTTGATGTCTTGGGTGAGCCCTTCGGACACAGATGTTCCCCTTGCCGGCTCTGGTCTCAGAAATCATAAATAAGCAGTATGTGGAAATGGAGTGGCACCTTGATAAAGATAGGCCACATTAGAATGCAGCCTGGGATTGGCCGGGGTCTCATACGCTTTAATGGCGTTCTATTGGCTGCTTGCTGAGAGCTGAGCCTTTTATTGGACTGCACCAGATTAATAGTGTTTTGAACAGGTGGAGTGGGAACAAGTTGATTTTTTGATGGCCTGCCATGTCTGACCAAGTgtggtggaggggagggggctgaGCCGTGAGTgcacagagcaggaggagaagcatTGCTCGGATTCCTGATTAAATTCTAGAGAAATTACAGAACAACATTTAACTGTTTGTATACGCAATGTAACtgtaaatggtaaaaaaaactacatttatgCAGCAGTTCCTGTCAGTCAAAATTATTTGTGTGGTAGATTATAAAGATTTAGTTCAATCATATACAGTCTGTTATACATTATCAAAAAACTCTCCTACTAGCAAGCTGTAGAAAAATATGTACAAAACGTTTAC is a window of Labrus mixtus chromosome 5, fLabMix1.1, whole genome shotgun sequence DNA encoding:
- the nkx6.3 gene encoding homeobox protein Nkx-6.3 — its product is MDPNIQGSFLFNNSLNQFNTDLKAPVCQYSVPNSFYKLNPGLNSQLQPGTPHGISDILSRSMLGMGTTGTTTLLPGYSTMGGFGPSVTSTSVYYNRDYNSNLGGFSKPGTECPMKGRSVSCWAESGCEWRGGRQQCTNSNGPLGEMSGRKKHTRPTFSGHQIFALEKTFEQTKYLAGPERARLAYSLGMTESQVKVWFQNRRTKWRKKSASEPSSTQASLAGQSGDASENEVEDEEYNRPLDPDSDDDKIRLLLRKHRRAFSVLRLGPHHV